One Pomacea canaliculata isolate SZHN2017 linkage group LG9, ASM307304v1, whole genome shotgun sequence DNA segment encodes these proteins:
- the LOC112571593 gene encoding putative Dol-P-Glc:Glc(2)Man(9)GlcNAc(2)-PP-Dol alpha-1,2-glucosyltransferase isoform X2: MKSPCSANMQWDPMITTLPGLYIASLLPLYPIGFIFSKEDIASSCTPLLLRSTNILFSVGNLYLLYLTTYKLHYNKKNGGSVVLTALTLATFPVLYFFTWLYYTDAGSTFFSLLTYLCVLHKRHRSAAVCGLVAILFRQTNVVWVMFGAGVTAGQVILKWLQLKKKEVEAGLSDELIFSKTLSLISQSLRYNPKLLVDLVFQIFKAVWCYAVVGLIFGLFVLINKGIVVGDRSNHEPCLNFPQIYYFITICAFFSFMHMVSILKVCNFITFSVRHPIVTVTFFLFAVIFVSKFMYIHVYNLSDNRHYNFYFLSKIITRHEYAKFLLIPAYYYGFVVMWNLLQKRDLFWKLSYFICTVACIVPQRMIEFRYFIFPYLLFRLNIPMASVKLLLAELAFYFSINALTVYAYAYKPFPWPNTPLPQRFMW, translated from the exons ATGAAAAGTCCATGTAGTGCAAATATGCAA tgggATCCAATGATCACAACTTTGCCAGGACTGTACATTGCATCCTTGTTGCCATTATACCCCATTGGGTTTATATTTAGCAAGGAGGATATTGCCAGCAGCTGCACACCTCTTCTGCTGAGGAGCACCAATATACTGTTCTCAGTTGGCAATCTCTACCTTCTGTATCTTACTACTTACAAGCTGCACTACAACAAAAAG AATGGTGGCTCAGTAGTGCTGACAGCACTGACTCTTGCAACATTTCCTGTGCTATATTTCTTCACATGGCTTTACTACACTGATGCTGGATCTACATTTTTCAGTCTTCTCACCTACCTCTGTGTTCTTCACAAACGACACCGTTCTGCTGCAGTTTGCGGACTTGTTGCCATTCTTTTTCGCCAAACAAATGTTGTGTGGGTCATGTTTGGTGCTGGAGTAACAGCTGGACAGGTTATTTTAAAATGGCTTCAactcaagaagaaagaagttgAAGCAGGTCTAAGTGACGagttaatattttcaaaaacactTTCACTGATTAGCCAATCATTAAGATACAACCCTAAACTACTTGTAGATCTAGTATTTCAGATTTTCAAGGCAGTTTGGTGTTATGCTGTTGTGGGGTTAATCTTTGGGCTGTTTGTGCTGATAAATAAAGGGATAGTGGTTGGGGACAGAAGCAACCATGAGCCATGTCTTAACTTTCCACAGATCTATTACTTTATTACCATATgtgcatttttctctttcatgcaCATGGTATCCATCCTAAAGGTCTGCAACTTTATAACATTTTCAGTCAGACATCCAATTGTAACTgtcactttctttttgtttgctgtcatttttgtttcaaaattcaTGTACATCCATGTTTACAATCTATCAGACAATCGCCATTATAATTTCTACTTTCTTTCAAAGATCATTACCAGGCATGAATATGCAAAGTTTCTTCTCATTCCAGCTTATTATTATGGGTTCGTTGTTATGTGGAATCTACTGCAAAAGAGAGATCTCTTTTGGAAACTGTCATATTTTATCTGCACAGTTGCCTGCATTGTGCCACAAAGGATGATTGAATTtcgctattttatttttccatacCTCCTTTTTCGGCTGAACATTCCTATGGCTTCAGTGAAATTGCTTTTGGCAGaacttgcattttattttagcattaaTGCTTTGACAGTTTATGCCTATGCATACAAGCCCTTCCCATGGCCAAACACTCCTCTCCCACAAAGATTCATGTGGTAA
- the LOC112571593 gene encoding putative Dol-P-Glc:Glc(2)Man(9)GlcNAc(2)-PP-Dol alpha-1,2-glucosyltransferase isoform X1, producing MIAQLAVAFFLFLISTGVFFGITNNAQKEPYMDELFHVPQAQQYCAGNFTKWDPMITTLPGLYIASLLPLYPIGFIFSKEDIASSCTPLLLRSTNILFSVGNLYLLYLTTYKLHYNKKNGGSVVLTALTLATFPVLYFFTWLYYTDAGSTFFSLLTYLCVLHKRHRSAAVCGLVAILFRQTNVVWVMFGAGVTAGQVILKWLQLKKKEVEAGLSDELIFSKTLSLISQSLRYNPKLLVDLVFQIFKAVWCYAVVGLIFGLFVLINKGIVVGDRSNHEPCLNFPQIYYFITICAFFSFMHMVSILKVCNFITFSVRHPIVTVTFFLFAVIFVSKFMYIHVYNLSDNRHYNFYFLSKIITRHEYAKFLLIPAYYYGFVVMWNLLQKRDLFWKLSYFICTVACIVPQRMIEFRYFIFPYLLFRLNIPMASVKLLLAELAFYFSINALTVYAYAYKPFPWPNTPLPQRFMW from the exons ATGATAGCACAACTTGCAGttgcatttttcttgtttttaattagTACTGGCGTATTTTTTGGAATAACTAACAATGCACAAAAGGAACCGTACATGGACGAGCTGTTCCATGTACCTCAAGCTCAACAATATTGTGCAGGAAACTTCACGAAG tgggATCCAATGATCACAACTTTGCCAGGACTGTACATTGCATCCTTGTTGCCATTATACCCCATTGGGTTTATATTTAGCAAGGAGGATATTGCCAGCAGCTGCACACCTCTTCTGCTGAGGAGCACCAATATACTGTTCTCAGTTGGCAATCTCTACCTTCTGTATCTTACTACTTACAAGCTGCACTACAACAAAAAG AATGGTGGCTCAGTAGTGCTGACAGCACTGACTCTTGCAACATTTCCTGTGCTATATTTCTTCACATGGCTTTACTACACTGATGCTGGATCTACATTTTTCAGTCTTCTCACCTACCTCTGTGTTCTTCACAAACGACACCGTTCTGCTGCAGTTTGCGGACTTGTTGCCATTCTTTTTCGCCAAACAAATGTTGTGTGGGTCATGTTTGGTGCTGGAGTAACAGCTGGACAGGTTATTTTAAAATGGCTTCAactcaagaagaaagaagttgAAGCAGGTCTAAGTGACGagttaatattttcaaaaacactTTCACTGATTAGCCAATCATTAAGATACAACCCTAAACTACTTGTAGATCTAGTATTTCAGATTTTCAAGGCAGTTTGGTGTTATGCTGTTGTGGGGTTAATCTTTGGGCTGTTTGTGCTGATAAATAAAGGGATAGTGGTTGGGGACAGAAGCAACCATGAGCCATGTCTTAACTTTCCACAGATCTATTACTTTATTACCATATgtgcatttttctctttcatgcaCATGGTATCCATCCTAAAGGTCTGCAACTTTATAACATTTTCAGTCAGACATCCAATTGTAACTgtcactttctttttgtttgctgtcatttttgtttcaaaattcaTGTACATCCATGTTTACAATCTATCAGACAATCGCCATTATAATTTCTACTTTCTTTCAAAGATCATTACCAGGCATGAATATGCAAAGTTTCTTCTCATTCCAGCTTATTATTATGGGTTCGTTGTTATGTGGAATCTACTGCAAAAGAGAGATCTCTTTTGGAAACTGTCATATTTTATCTGCACAGTTGCCTGCATTGTGCCACAAAGGATGATTGAATTtcgctattttatttttccatacCTCCTTTTTCGGCTGAACATTCCTATGGCTTCAGTGAAATTGCTTTTGGCAGaacttgcattttattttagcattaaTGCTTTGACAGTTTATGCCTATGCATACAAGCCCTTCCCATGGCCAAACACTCCTCTCCCACAAAGATTCATGTGGTAA
- the LOC112571593 gene encoding putative Dol-P-Glc:Glc(2)Man(9)GlcNAc(2)-PP-Dol alpha-1,2-glucosyltransferase isoform X6 — protein MIAQLAVAFFLFLISTGVFFGITNNAQKEPYMDELFHVPQAQQYCAGNFTKWDPMITTLPGLYIASLLPLYPIGFIFSKEDIASSCTPLLLRSTNILFSVGNLYLLYLTTYKLHYNKKNGGSVVLTALTLATFPVLYFFTWLYYTDAGSTFFSLLTYLCVLHKRHRSAAVCGLVAILFRQTNVVWVMFGAGVTAGQVILNMQSFFSFQLIIMGSLLCGIYCKREISFGNCHILSAQLPALCHKG, from the exons ATGATAGCACAACTTGCAGttgcatttttcttgtttttaattagTACTGGCGTATTTTTTGGAATAACTAACAATGCACAAAAGGAACCGTACATGGACGAGCTGTTCCATGTACCTCAAGCTCAACAATATTGTGCAGGAAACTTCACGAAG tgggATCCAATGATCACAACTTTGCCAGGACTGTACATTGCATCCTTGTTGCCATTATACCCCATTGGGTTTATATTTAGCAAGGAGGATATTGCCAGCAGCTGCACACCTCTTCTGCTGAGGAGCACCAATATACTGTTCTCAGTTGGCAATCTCTACCTTCTGTATCTTACTACTTACAAGCTGCACTACAACAAAAAG AATGGTGGCTCAGTAGTGCTGACAGCACTGACTCTTGCAACATTTCCTGTGCTATATTTCTTCACATGGCTTTACTACACTGATGCTGGATCTACATTTTTCAGTCTTCTCACCTACCTCTGTGTTCTTCACAAACGACACCGTTCTGCTGCAGTTTGCGGACTTGTTGCCATTCTTTTTCGCCAAACAAATGTTGTGTGGGTCATGTTTGGTGCTGGAGTAACAGCTGGACAGGTTATTTTAAA TATGCAAAGTTTCTTCTCATTCCAGCTTATTATTATGGGTTCGTTGTTATGTGGAATCTACTGCAAAAGAGAGATCTCTTTTGGAAACTGTCATATTTTATCTGCACAGTTGCCTGCATTGTGCCACAAAGGATGA
- the LOC112571593 gene encoding putative Dol-P-Glc:Glc(2)Man(9)GlcNAc(2)-PP-Dol alpha-1,2-glucosyltransferase isoform X5, with protein MIAQLAVAFFLFLISTGVFFGITNNAQKEPYMDELFHVPQAQQYCAGNFTKNGGSVVLTALTLATFPVLYFFTWLYYTDAGSTFFSLLTYLCVLHKRHRSAAVCGLVAILFRQTNVVWVMFGAGVTAGQVILKWLQLKKKEVEAGLSDELIFSKTLSLISQSLRYNPKLLVDLVFQIFKAVWCYAVVGLIFGLFVLINKGIVVGDRSNHEPCLNFPQIYYFITICAFFSFMHMVSILKVCNFITFSVRHPIVTVTFFLFAVIFVSKFMYIHVYNLSDNRHYNFYFLSKIITRHEYAKFLLIPAYYYGFVVMWNLLQKRDLFWKLSYFICTVACIVPQRMIEFRYFIFPYLLFRLNIPMASVKLLLAELAFYFSINALTVYAYAYKPFPWPNTPLPQRFMW; from the exons ATGATAGCACAACTTGCAGttgcatttttcttgtttttaattagTACTGGCGTATTTTTTGGAATAACTAACAATGCACAAAAGGAACCGTACATGGACGAGCTGTTCCATGTACCTCAAGCTCAACAATATTGTGCAGGAAACTTCACGAAG AATGGTGGCTCAGTAGTGCTGACAGCACTGACTCTTGCAACATTTCCTGTGCTATATTTCTTCACATGGCTTTACTACACTGATGCTGGATCTACATTTTTCAGTCTTCTCACCTACCTCTGTGTTCTTCACAAACGACACCGTTCTGCTGCAGTTTGCGGACTTGTTGCCATTCTTTTTCGCCAAACAAATGTTGTGTGGGTCATGTTTGGTGCTGGAGTAACAGCTGGACAGGTTATTTTAAAATGGCTTCAactcaagaagaaagaagttgAAGCAGGTCTAAGTGACGagttaatattttcaaaaacactTTCACTGATTAGCCAATCATTAAGATACAACCCTAAACTACTTGTAGATCTAGTATTTCAGATTTTCAAGGCAGTTTGGTGTTATGCTGTTGTGGGGTTAATCTTTGGGCTGTTTGTGCTGATAAATAAAGGGATAGTGGTTGGGGACAGAAGCAACCATGAGCCATGTCTTAACTTTCCACAGATCTATTACTTTATTACCATATgtgcatttttctctttcatgcaCATGGTATCCATCCTAAAGGTCTGCAACTTTATAACATTTTCAGTCAGACATCCAATTGTAACTgtcactttctttttgtttgctgtcatttttgtttcaaaattcaTGTACATCCATGTTTACAATCTATCAGACAATCGCCATTATAATTTCTACTTTCTTTCAAAGATCATTACCAGGCATGAATATGCAAAGTTTCTTCTCATTCCAGCTTATTATTATGGGTTCGTTGTTATGTGGAATCTACTGCAAAAGAGAGATCTCTTTTGGAAACTGTCATATTTTATCTGCACAGTTGCCTGCATTGTGCCACAAAGGATGATTGAATTtcgctattttatttttccatacCTCCTTTTTCGGCTGAACATTCCTATGGCTTCAGTGAAATTGCTTTTGGCAGaacttgcattttattttagcattaaTGCTTTGACAGTTTATGCCTATGCATACAAGCCCTTCCCATGGCCAAACACTCCTCTCCCACAAAGATTCATGTGGTAA
- the LOC112571593 gene encoding putative Dol-P-Glc:Glc(2)Man(9)GlcNAc(2)-PP-Dol alpha-1,2-glucosyltransferase isoform X4 — MITTLPGLYIASLLPLYPIGFIFSKEDIASSCTPLLLRSTNILFSVGNLYLLYLTTYKLHYNKKNGGSVVLTALTLATFPVLYFFTWLYYTDAGSTFFSLLTYLCVLHKRHRSAAVCGLVAILFRQTNVVWVMFGAGVTAGQVILKWLQLKKKEVEAGLSDELIFSKTLSLISQSLRYNPKLLVDLVFQIFKAVWCYAVVGLIFGLFVLINKGIVVGDRSNHEPCLNFPQIYYFITICAFFSFMHMVSILKVCNFITFSVRHPIVTVTFFLFAVIFVSKFMYIHVYNLSDNRHYNFYFLSKIITRHEYAKFLLIPAYYYGFVVMWNLLQKRDLFWKLSYFICTVACIVPQRMIEFRYFIFPYLLFRLNIPMASVKLLLAELAFYFSINALTVYAYAYKPFPWPNTPLPQRFMW; from the exons ATGATCACAACTTTGCCAGGACTGTACATTGCATCCTTGTTGCCATTATACCCCATTGGGTTTATATTTAGCAAGGAGGATATTGCCAGCAGCTGCACACCTCTTCTGCTGAGGAGCACCAATATACTGTTCTCAGTTGGCAATCTCTACCTTCTGTATCTTACTACTTACAAGCTGCACTACAACAAAAAG AATGGTGGCTCAGTAGTGCTGACAGCACTGACTCTTGCAACATTTCCTGTGCTATATTTCTTCACATGGCTTTACTACACTGATGCTGGATCTACATTTTTCAGTCTTCTCACCTACCTCTGTGTTCTTCACAAACGACACCGTTCTGCTGCAGTTTGCGGACTTGTTGCCATTCTTTTTCGCCAAACAAATGTTGTGTGGGTCATGTTTGGTGCTGGAGTAACAGCTGGACAGGTTATTTTAAAATGGCTTCAactcaagaagaaagaagttgAAGCAGGTCTAAGTGACGagttaatattttcaaaaacactTTCACTGATTAGCCAATCATTAAGATACAACCCTAAACTACTTGTAGATCTAGTATTTCAGATTTTCAAGGCAGTTTGGTGTTATGCTGTTGTGGGGTTAATCTTTGGGCTGTTTGTGCTGATAAATAAAGGGATAGTGGTTGGGGACAGAAGCAACCATGAGCCATGTCTTAACTTTCCACAGATCTATTACTTTATTACCATATgtgcatttttctctttcatgcaCATGGTATCCATCCTAAAGGTCTGCAACTTTATAACATTTTCAGTCAGACATCCAATTGTAACTgtcactttctttttgtttgctgtcatttttgtttcaaaattcaTGTACATCCATGTTTACAATCTATCAGACAATCGCCATTATAATTTCTACTTTCTTTCAAAGATCATTACCAGGCATGAATATGCAAAGTTTCTTCTCATTCCAGCTTATTATTATGGGTTCGTTGTTATGTGGAATCTACTGCAAAAGAGAGATCTCTTTTGGAAACTGTCATATTTTATCTGCACAGTTGCCTGCATTGTGCCACAAAGGATGATTGAATTtcgctattttatttttccatacCTCCTTTTTCGGCTGAACATTCCTATGGCTTCAGTGAAATTGCTTTTGGCAGaacttgcattttattttagcattaaTGCTTTGACAGTTTATGCCTATGCATACAAGCCCTTCCCATGGCCAAACACTCCTCTCCCACAAAGATTCATGTGGTAA
- the LOC112571593 gene encoding putative Dol-P-Glc:Glc(2)Man(9)GlcNAc(2)-PP-Dol alpha-1,2-glucosyltransferase isoform X3 has protein sequence MKKIMSAKWDPMITTLPGLYIASLLPLYPIGFIFSKEDIASSCTPLLLRSTNILFSVGNLYLLYLTTYKLHYNKKNGGSVVLTALTLATFPVLYFFTWLYYTDAGSTFFSLLTYLCVLHKRHRSAAVCGLVAILFRQTNVVWVMFGAGVTAGQVILKWLQLKKKEVEAGLSDELIFSKTLSLISQSLRYNPKLLVDLVFQIFKAVWCYAVVGLIFGLFVLINKGIVVGDRSNHEPCLNFPQIYYFITICAFFSFMHMVSILKVCNFITFSVRHPIVTVTFFLFAVIFVSKFMYIHVYNLSDNRHYNFYFLSKIITRHEYAKFLLIPAYYYGFVVMWNLLQKRDLFWKLSYFICTVACIVPQRMIEFRYFIFPYLLFRLNIPMASVKLLLAELAFYFSINALTVYAYAYKPFPWPNTPLPQRFMW, from the exons atgaaaaagataaTGTCTGCAAAA tgggATCCAATGATCACAACTTTGCCAGGACTGTACATTGCATCCTTGTTGCCATTATACCCCATTGGGTTTATATTTAGCAAGGAGGATATTGCCAGCAGCTGCACACCTCTTCTGCTGAGGAGCACCAATATACTGTTCTCAGTTGGCAATCTCTACCTTCTGTATCTTACTACTTACAAGCTGCACTACAACAAAAAG AATGGTGGCTCAGTAGTGCTGACAGCACTGACTCTTGCAACATTTCCTGTGCTATATTTCTTCACATGGCTTTACTACACTGATGCTGGATCTACATTTTTCAGTCTTCTCACCTACCTCTGTGTTCTTCACAAACGACACCGTTCTGCTGCAGTTTGCGGACTTGTTGCCATTCTTTTTCGCCAAACAAATGTTGTGTGGGTCATGTTTGGTGCTGGAGTAACAGCTGGACAGGTTATTTTAAAATGGCTTCAactcaagaagaaagaagttgAAGCAGGTCTAAGTGACGagttaatattttcaaaaacactTTCACTGATTAGCCAATCATTAAGATACAACCCTAAACTACTTGTAGATCTAGTATTTCAGATTTTCAAGGCAGTTTGGTGTTATGCTGTTGTGGGGTTAATCTTTGGGCTGTTTGTGCTGATAAATAAAGGGATAGTGGTTGGGGACAGAAGCAACCATGAGCCATGTCTTAACTTTCCACAGATCTATTACTTTATTACCATATgtgcatttttctctttcatgcaCATGGTATCCATCCTAAAGGTCTGCAACTTTATAACATTTTCAGTCAGACATCCAATTGTAACTgtcactttctttttgtttgctgtcatttttgtttcaaaattcaTGTACATCCATGTTTACAATCTATCAGACAATCGCCATTATAATTTCTACTTTCTTTCAAAGATCATTACCAGGCATGAATATGCAAAGTTTCTTCTCATTCCAGCTTATTATTATGGGTTCGTTGTTATGTGGAATCTACTGCAAAAGAGAGATCTCTTTTGGAAACTGTCATATTTTATCTGCACAGTTGCCTGCATTGTGCCACAAAGGATGATTGAATTtcgctattttatttttccatacCTCCTTTTTCGGCTGAACATTCCTATGGCTTCAGTGAAATTGCTTTTGGCAGaacttgcattttattttagcattaaTGCTTTGACAGTTTATGCCTATGCATACAAGCCCTTCCCATGGCCAAACACTCCTCTCCCACAAAGATTCATGTGGTAA